A section of the Pseudomonas tritici genome encodes:
- the ligD gene encoding DNA ligase D — MPKPLSDYNRKRDFGITAEPAGSAPAGKRKASALSFVIQKHDARNLHYDFRLELDGVLLSWAVPKGPSLDPSQKRLAVHVEDHPLGYGSFEGNIPAGQYGAGDVIVWDRGVWQPHDDPHKAYAAGKLKFTLVGEKLSGDWTLVRTRLKGSGDKQQWLLIKEKDAQARPADDYDIVQAQPNSVLSNASVGKPNAKAKPKPKPQKTLATLPEQFAPQLATLVDRAPEGDWHYEIKFDGYRMLARIRDGEVRLFTRNGHDWTERLPRQAKALQALKLKDSWLDGEVVSLNGDGLPDFQALQNAFDIGRSLDIVYYLFDAPFLNGQDQRQAPVEERRAALKAALAGSRSKLLRFSEAFTAHHRDIFESACDLALEGVIGKRLGSPYVSSRSADWIKLKCRLRQEFVIVGYTRPQGSRSGFGALLLAVNDDSGLVYAGRVGTGFDQASLKSIYAQLTPLECSTSPLEKPLTSAQARGVHWVQPTLVGEVQFAEWTREGVVRQAAFVGMRTDKPAAQIIHEQPRTAKSMKTAKKNSGNVNITHPDRVIDKQTGTQKQQLAQFYDSISQWILPFLRHRPVSLLRAPEGIEGEQFFQKHSERLAIPNIKQLDQALDPGHARLMEIDSAAALIGAVQMGTVEFHTWGGTTDKIETPDLFVLDLDPDPALPWKAMLEAAQLTLSVLDELGLQAFVKTSGGKGLHLVVPLARRDNWDTVKAFAKAIAQFMTAQLPERFTATSGPKNRVGKIFIDYLRNARGASTVAAYSVRARPGLPVSVPVSREELKGLRGAQQWTVVNVHERLKALKVDPWDGYANRQKISKKMWDKLGAHPPP; from the coding sequence ATGCCAAAGCCCCTCAGCGACTACAACCGCAAGCGCGACTTCGGGATTACCGCCGAACCGGCAGGCAGTGCGCCCGCCGGCAAACGGAAGGCCTCGGCGCTGTCCTTCGTGATCCAGAAACATGACGCGCGCAACCTGCACTATGACTTCCGCCTGGAGCTTGATGGCGTGTTGCTCAGTTGGGCGGTACCCAAAGGCCCGAGCCTGGACCCGAGCCAGAAACGCCTGGCCGTCCACGTTGAAGATCACCCCCTCGGCTATGGCAGCTTCGAAGGCAATATTCCGGCGGGTCAGTACGGCGCAGGCGACGTTATCGTGTGGGACCGCGGCGTGTGGCAACCCCATGACGACCCGCACAAGGCCTACGCCGCCGGCAAGCTCAAATTCACCTTGGTTGGCGAGAAGCTCTCAGGCGACTGGACCCTGGTGCGCACCCGCCTGAAGGGCAGCGGCGATAAACAACAATGGCTGCTGATCAAGGAAAAGGACGCACAGGCACGCCCTGCCGATGACTACGATATTGTCCAGGCCCAACCGAACAGCGTGCTCAGCAACGCCTCGGTCGGCAAACCCAACGCTAAAGCCAAACCCAAGCCCAAGCCGCAAAAAACCTTAGCCACCCTCCCCGAGCAATTCGCCCCGCAATTGGCCACGCTGGTGGACCGCGCGCCAGAAGGCGACTGGCATTACGAAATCAAGTTCGACGGTTACCGCATGCTCGCGCGCATTCGTGACGGCGAGGTACGCCTGTTCACCCGCAATGGCCATGACTGGACCGAACGCCTGCCCCGTCAAGCCAAGGCCCTGCAAGCGCTGAAACTCAAGGACAGCTGGCTCGACGGTGAGGTGGTCAGCCTAAACGGCGACGGCCTGCCGGACTTCCAGGCGCTGCAAAACGCGTTTGATATTGGGCGCAGCCTGGACATTGTCTACTACCTGTTCGATGCGCCGTTCCTCAATGGCCAGGACCAACGCCAGGCGCCTGTCGAGGAGCGCCGCGCAGCCCTCAAGGCCGCGCTGGCCGGTAGTCGAAGCAAGTTGCTGCGCTTCTCCGAAGCGTTCACTGCGCACCATCGTGACATCTTTGAAAGCGCATGCGACCTGGCCCTGGAAGGCGTGATCGGTAAACGCCTGGGCAGCCCCTACGTGTCGAGTCGCAGTGCCGATTGGATCAAGCTCAAATGCCGCTTGCGCCAAGAGTTTGTGATTGTTGGCTACACCCGGCCGCAGGGCTCACGCAGTGGTTTCGGGGCGCTGTTGCTGGCGGTGAATGATGATTCCGGGCTGGTGTACGCCGGGCGGGTGGGCACAGGCTTTGATCAGGCGTCGCTGAAGTCGATCTACGCGCAACTTACGCCATTGGAGTGCAGCACGTCCCCCCTGGAAAAACCGCTGACCAGCGCCCAGGCCCGCGGTGTGCATTGGGTGCAGCCGACGCTGGTTGGCGAGGTGCAATTTGCCGAATGGACCCGGGAAGGCGTGGTTCGCCAGGCCGCGTTCGTCGGCATGCGGACCGATAAACCGGCTGCGCAGATCATTCATGAGCAACCGCGCACGGCCAAATCCATGAAAACCGCAAAAAAAAACAGCGGCAACGTGAACATCACCCATCCCGACCGCGTAATCGATAAGCAAACCGGTACGCAAAAACAGCAACTGGCGCAGTTCTACGACAGCATCAGCCAATGGATTCTGCCCTTCCTGCGGCACCGTCCGGTTTCGCTGCTCAGAGCGCCTGAGGGCATTGAAGGCGAGCAGTTCTTCCAGAAGCATTCCGAGCGGCTCGCGATTCCTAACATCAAGCAACTGGATCAGGCGCTCGACCCTGGTCATGCACGCCTGATGGAAATCGACAGCGCCGCTGCATTGATCGGTGCGGTGCAAATGGGCACCGTGGAGTTCCACACTTGGGGCGGCACCACCGACAAGATCGAAACCCCGGACCTGTTTGTGCTCGATCTCGACCCCGACCCGGCACTGCCTTGGAAAGCCATGTTGGAAGCGGCGCAGCTCACGCTGTCGGTGCTTGACGAATTGGGGCTGCAAGCGTTCGTCAAGACCAGCGGTGGCAAGGGCCTGCACCTGGTCGTGCCACTGGCGCGGCGCGACAATTGGGACACCGTCAAGGCATTCGCCAAGGCGATTGCCCAGTTCATGACCGCGCAATTGCCGGAGCGTTTTACCGCAACGTCAGGGCCCAAAAACCGTGTCGGCAAGATCTTTATCGACTACCTGCGCAATGCTCGAGGCGCCAGTACCGTGGCAGCCTACTCCGTGCGTGCGCGGCCTGGATTGCCGGTGTCGGTGCCGGTCAGTCGTGAGGAATTGAAGGGCTTGCGTGGTGCCCAGCAATGGACGGTCGTCAACGTGCATGAGCGTTTAAAGGCGTTGAAGGTTGATCCCTGGGACGGGTATGCCAATCGCCAGAAAATCAGCAAGAAGATGTGGGATAAGCTGGGCGCCCATCCGCCGCCGTGA
- a CDS encoding Ku protein, with the protein MPRAIWKGAISFGLVHIPVSLVSATSSQGVDFDWLDKRSMDPVGYKRINKTTGKEVTKENIVKGVAFEKGRYVVLSEEEIRSAHPKSTQTIEIIAFVASDQIPLQNIDTPYFLAPDKRGGKVYALLRETLKKTSKVALANVVLHTKQHLAALMPLDSALILVMLRWPAEVRSLDDLELGSDVTKPTLAKGELDMAKRLVEDMSADWQPDDYRDSFQEKIMALVAKKAKAGKIEDVESSTDGEERKSADVIDLTELLKRSLAGKPAKKPAVKKSTKAS; encoded by the coding sequence TCTGGAAAGGCGCCATCAGCTTTGGCCTGGTGCATATACCGGTGTCACTGGTCTCGGCCACATCATCACAGGGCGTTGACTTTGACTGGCTCGACAAACGCAGCATGGACCCGGTGGGCTATAAGCGCATCAACAAGACCACCGGCAAGGAAGTGACGAAAGAGAACATCGTCAAAGGCGTCGCGTTCGAGAAAGGCCGTTACGTGGTGCTCAGCGAAGAAGAAATCCGCTCGGCCCACCCCAAGTCGACCCAGACCATTGAAATCATCGCGTTTGTTGCCAGCGACCAGATTCCGTTGCAGAACATCGACACCCCCTACTTTCTCGCCCCGGACAAACGCGGCGGCAAGGTGTATGCGTTGCTCAGGGAAACCCTTAAAAAAACCAGTAAAGTCGCCCTGGCCAATGTGGTGCTGCACACCAAGCAGCACTTGGCCGCATTGATGCCCCTGGACTCGGCCTTGATACTGGTGATGTTGCGCTGGCCCGCCGAGGTGCGCAGCCTGGACGATCTGGAACTGGGCAGCGACGTGACCAAACCCACGTTGGCCAAAGGTGAGTTGGACATGGCCAAGCGTCTGGTGGAAGACATGAGCGCCGACTGGCAACCGGATGACTACCGCGACAGCTTCCAAGAGAAAATCATGGCGCTGGTGGCCAAGAAGGCCAAGGCCGGCAAGATCGAGGACGTGGAAAGCAGCACGGACGGTGAGGAGCGTAAATCTGCCGATGTGATTGACCTGACGGAATTGCTCAAGCGCAGCCTGGCCGGTAAGCCGGCGAAGAAGCCTGCGGTGAAGAAATCTACCAAGGCCTCATAA